One stretch of Prunus persica cultivar Lovell chromosome G1, Prunus_persica_NCBIv2, whole genome shotgun sequence DNA includes these proteins:
- the LOC18791251 gene encoding solute carrier family 25 member 44: MAVETEAVTVPELALADTDINWDRLDKTRFHIIGAILFTAQSALLHPTSVVKTRMQVAGSGFSHMGGISVFRHILKSDGIPGIFRGFGTSAIGSLPGRVLALTSLEVSKDMMLKYIEDLDMPEATRIGIANAVAGMFSNLVSCVYYVPLDVICQRLMVQGLPGTTSCNRPFDVIHKVIKAEGLRGLYRGFGLTAVTQSPASALWWGAYGSAQHIIWRSLGYTDDAEKKPSHMEMVTVQAAAGMMAGACSSIITTPIDTVKTRLQVMDNYGVGRPSVLKTAKALLKEDGWRGFYRGFGPRFLNMSLYGTTMIVTYELIKRLSVRRE, from the exons atggcGGTGGAAACTGAGGCTGTGACCGTGCCAGAGTTGGCTCTTGCTGACACTGACATCAACTGGGACAG GTTGGACAAGACAAGGTTTCATATTATTGGGGCTATTCTCTTCACAGCGCAGTCAGCCTTACTACATCCAACATCAGTTGTAAAGACTAGAATGCAGGTAGCTGGTTCTGGATTCTCTCACATGGGTGGAATATCAGTATTTAGACATATATTAAAGAGTGATGGCATCCCTGGCATATTCAGAGGTTTTGGCACTTCTGCCATTGGATCGTTGCCTGGTAGGGTCTTGGCTTTGACATCACTTGAAGTATCAAAAGATATGATGTTGAAATACATTGAAGATCTAGACATGCCTGAGGCTACGCGTATTGGAATTGCAAATGCAGTGGCGGGCATGTTCTCAAATTTAGTTTCTTGTGTATACTATGTGCCCTTGGATGTG ATTTGCCAGAGACTAATGGTTCAAGGACTTCCTGGGACTACATCCTGCAACAGACCATTTGATGTCATACATAAAGTGATAAAGGCTGAAGGTCTTCGTGGTTTATATAGAGGCTTTGGATTGACAGCTGTGACCCAGTCGCCAGCATCTGCACTTTGGTGGGGTGCCTATGGTTCTGCCCAGCACATCATCTGGAG GAGCTTGGGCTATACCGATGATGCAGAGAAGAAACCATCTCATATGGAGATGGTGACAGTTCAGGCTGCAGCAGGCATGATGGCGGGTGCTTGTTCCTCCATTATAACTACTCCCATTGACACAGTCAAGACACGACTTCAG GTCATGGATAATTATGGTGTTGGACGACCATCAGTATTGAAGACGGCAAAAGCACTCCTTAAAGAGGATGGATGGCGGGGCTTTTATAGAGGATTTGGTCCACGGTTCTTAAATATGTCACTCTATGGAACTACAATGATCGTTACTTATGAATTAATAA AGAGATTATCTGTAAGGCGAGAATGA